Proteins encoded together in one Candidatus Babeliales bacterium window:
- the rpmJ gene encoding 50S ribosomal protein L36 — translation MKVRTSVKVMCGDCRIIRRERVVRVICKKNPKHKQRQG, via the coding sequence ATGAAAGTAAGAACATCAGTAAAAGTAATGTGCGGTGATTGTCGAATTATTCGACGAGAACGAGTTGTAAGAGTAATTTGTAAAAAAAACCCGAAGCACAAACAACGTCAAGGATAA
- the rpsM gene encoding 30S ribosomal protein S13: protein MARISGVNLPPRKRIEYGLTYVYGIGLKSSQEILTALSINFDTRVKDLSDQEVFSIQKKVTDEYTTEGDLRKEVLMAIKRLQEIGSYRGLRHKKGLPTRGQRTKTNARTRKGPRRAGSAVAMKKKVTK from the coding sequence ATGGCAAGAATTTCTGGAGTTAATTTACCTCCTCGAAAAAGAATAGAATATGGGCTTACTTATGTCTATGGCATAGGATTAAAATCATCGCAAGAGATTTTAACAGCTCTCAGCATTAATTTTGATACAAGAGTAAAAGATCTTTCTGATCAAGAAGTCTTTTCAATTCAAAAAAAAGTTACCGACGAATATACCACTGAAGGTGATTTGCGTAAAGAAGTTCTTATGGCAATCAAAAGACTTCAGGAGATTGGTTCGTATCGTGGATTGCGACATAAAAAAGGTCTGCCAACACGTGGTCAGCGTACAAAAACAAATGCGAGAACAAGAAAAGGTCCTCGTAGAGCAGGTTCTGCAGTTGCAATGAAGAAAAAAGTAACAAAATAA
- a CDS encoding DNA-directed RNA polymerase subunit alpha encodes MSKSTYKPLTMPTLGWEKKSMTQVFGKLTAQPLESGFGITLGNALRRSLLGAIEGSAVTSVIIKGVNNEFSTLPGIVEDIMQIVLNIKQIVIKNKENKPGTMKLVLSGSEKGIATVADIVCDEHLELINKDLVIATLAKDGVLDIEFFVESGRGYQLAQWPIGTALAQDGRMYLDAMFSPVSNVALYVEKTRVGKDIDYDKITLEITTNGAETPVDVLNYAVSVLRTQLENFLVDKEIPFNDISSQGEEESSFPSEEIDDSGFKDIPVEALFKSIDELELSARAHNCLANANIARVLDLVNVSEDESLRIKNFGRKSLDEVKDVLRSLGLRFGMDIKEEVALKALKRKTGNK; translated from the coding sequence ATGTCGAAATCAACGTATAAGCCACTTACTATGCCAACATTAGGTTGGGAAAAAAAGTCAATGACTCAAGTCTTTGGGAAGTTAACTGCTCAACCATTAGAGTCTGGTTTTGGTATTACTTTGGGTAACGCACTACGTCGTTCATTGCTAGGGGCAATTGAAGGCTCTGCGGTGACTTCAGTAATTATCAAAGGTGTTAATAATGAATTTTCAACATTGCCTGGAATTGTTGAAGATATCATGCAAATTGTTTTGAACATTAAACAAATTGTGATCAAAAATAAAGAAAACAAACCAGGCACTATGAAATTGGTTCTTTCTGGTAGTGAAAAAGGCATAGCTACAGTTGCAGACATTGTTTGTGATGAGCACTTAGAGTTGATCAATAAAGATCTTGTTATAGCAACGCTTGCAAAAGATGGCGTGCTTGACATTGAATTTTTTGTTGAGTCAGGTCGAGGTTATCAATTGGCTCAGTGGCCTATTGGTACAGCTCTTGCGCAAGATGGTCGTATGTACCTTGATGCAATGTTTTCTCCTGTGAGCAATGTTGCTTTGTATGTTGAAAAGACTCGTGTTGGAAAAGATATCGATTACGATAAAATCACGCTTGAAATTACAACAAATGGTGCAGAAACTCCTGTTGATGTATTGAATTATGCTGTATCAGTTTTAAGAACGCAGCTTGAAAACTTCTTAGTTGATAAAGAAATTCCATTTAACGATATTTCATCTCAAGGCGAAGAAGAATCTTCTTTCCCAAGTGAAGAAATTGATGATAGTGGATTTAAAGATATTCCTGTTGAAGCTCTTTTCAAATCAATTGATGAGTTGGAATTATCAGCTCGTGCACACAATTGTTTAGCGAATGCTAACATTGCTCGTGTTCTTGATTTGGTGAATGTTTCTGAAGATGAAAGTCTAAGAATTAAAAACTTCGGAAGAAAATCTTTAGATGAAGTCAAAGACGTACTTAGATCATTAGGTTTACGTTTTGGTATGGATATCAAAGAAGAAGTTGCATTAAAAGCATTGAAACGAAAAACTGGAAATAAATAA
- a CDS encoding SMC family ATPase: MIPHQLQLKNFLSYGPELQIVDFSNYHLICLTGKNGHGKSALLEAITWAIWGQARKSSGNSKADAGLLHLGQNHMMVILEFEVNGQLYRVRREYLQTKSKPFASLDFGIKQPDGKLIALTDKTIKDTQEKIERTIGITYESFTNSTFLRQGQSNEFSKKSPKERKDILAQILQLQKFDDQKRIALLYAKKLHQEYAGKCSIQQRIDLELQTLAPVAELYQIVTNNLLEIDLKKKQIESSMSVLVEKKQIVLQKIKEVELFRSQKNSLAQNLHATKTEIDHLAEPWHKAQQSLMRSTDRKGLEQEAHLLQEGLCAFQQSFQTKLMLKEEYLSLKEKLTNLISTTEKEFEKTEQDLRLLASKQDEGLRQTLRQKSIEQAHVKNLTTELQRFEVEHNHLQQTIERNQSEIAHYRATEELFEQNKSLYQSLCAQGTYLKQHVTKITQDLEKKSSLDCPTCPLCDQSLTPQLQHALQEKLVIESSQTQTLLIDLKQQATTLKAELSKQHVQLQDLKKQHELIMNLSTQATQQTKQHEKLVSQKLDQEKKVQELEKEEHDLAAQCAQTKNLLDKLYEKRQQALQGSDIVTFQKKLQSIEDEGKKLSYNPIEHKNIEQKLLLIRKDLESNSVDSDKITLQTEKKAQLFELFKRAQAITDQIELLEETLKTYQQLDLQKAEISQQEYELEQNKSLLDHQHRTFLIEKGSLEQKQQKQIALDKELLELVKHIKLVQQEMMDYQEIAKALGKDGIQALLIEQAIPEIEHETNQVLARLTNNQTQIFIESLRDLKKGGSRETLDIKISDQFGLRDYELFSGGEAFRIDFALRIGISKLLARRAGTTLQTIFIDEGFGSQDEEGLQLIMDNIHKIQDDFAKIIIVSHLPEMKEQFPVQFMVEKKRSGSMISVVHQG; encoded by the coding sequence ATGATCCCACACCAACTTCAACTCAAAAATTTCTTAAGCTATGGACCAGAACTTCAAATTGTTGATTTTTCTAACTATCACCTTATCTGTTTAACAGGAAAAAATGGCCATGGCAAATCTGCACTTCTTGAAGCAATAACATGGGCAATCTGGGGTCAAGCAAGAAAATCTTCTGGCAACAGTAAAGCTGATGCTGGCCTTTTGCATCTTGGTCAAAACCATATGATGGTTATTTTAGAATTTGAAGTGAATGGACAACTCTACCGCGTACGCCGTGAATATCTACAAACCAAATCAAAACCTTTTGCATCACTCGATTTTGGTATCAAACAACCTGATGGAAAATTAATTGCGCTTACCGATAAAACGATTAAAGATACGCAAGAAAAAATAGAACGAACTATTGGCATTACGTATGAATCTTTTACGAACTCAACATTTTTGCGCCAAGGCCAATCAAATGAGTTTTCAAAAAAATCGCCTAAAGAGCGAAAAGATATTTTGGCACAAATTTTGCAGCTTCAAAAGTTTGACGATCAAAAAAGAATTGCCCTTTTGTATGCTAAAAAACTACATCAAGAATATGCAGGAAAATGCAGTATCCAACAACGAATTGACCTTGAGCTTCAAACTTTAGCACCTGTTGCAGAGCTCTATCAAATCGTAACAAACAACCTTCTAGAAATTGATCTTAAAAAGAAGCAGATTGAAAGTTCAATGTCAGTACTTGTTGAAAAAAAACAAATAGTTCTGCAAAAAATCAAAGAAGTAGAATTGTTCCGATCGCAAAAAAATAGTTTAGCTCAAAATTTGCACGCAACAAAAACAGAGATCGACCACCTTGCAGAGCCATGGCACAAGGCTCAACAAAGCCTTATGAGATCAACTGACCGTAAAGGCCTAGAGCAAGAAGCACATCTTCTACAAGAAGGTCTTTGCGCATTTCAACAATCATTTCAAACAAAATTAATGCTCAAAGAAGAGTATCTTTCTCTTAAAGAAAAATTAACTAATTTGATAAGCACAACAGAAAAAGAATTTGAAAAGACTGAGCAAGATCTCCGCCTTCTTGCTAGCAAGCAAGACGAAGGCCTCAGACAAACCTTACGCCAAAAATCTATAGAGCAGGCTCACGTTAAAAATCTTACAACAGAACTTCAGCGCTTTGAGGTTGAGCATAACCACTTACAGCAAACCATTGAGCGCAATCAATCTGAAATAGCACATTACCGAGCAACTGAAGAGCTTTTTGAACAAAACAAATCGTTGTACCAAAGCCTGTGCGCACAAGGTACGTATCTCAAACAACATGTAACAAAAATCACACAAGACCTTGAAAAAAAATCATCTCTGGACTGTCCAACGTGTCCTTTGTGCGATCAAAGTCTTACGCCACAACTTCAGCACGCACTGCAGGAAAAATTAGTAATCGAATCATCACAAACTCAAACTTTATTGATTGATTTAAAGCAGCAAGCAACGACCTTAAAAGCTGAGCTTTCAAAGCAACACGTTCAACTTCAAGATCTTAAAAAACAACATGAACTCATCATGAATCTTTCAACGCAAGCAACGCAGCAAACTAAGCAACATGAAAAATTAGTTTCACAAAAACTAGACCAAGAAAAAAAAGTTCAAGAACTTGAAAAAGAAGAACATGATCTTGCTGCTCAATGCGCTCAAACAAAAAACTTGCTCGATAAGCTTTACGAAAAACGCCAGCAAGCGCTACAAGGATCAGATATTGTAACGTTTCAAAAAAAGCTGCAATCAATTGAAGATGAAGGAAAAAAATTATCCTACAACCCAATTGAACATAAAAATATCGAACAAAAACTTCTTTTGATTAGAAAAGACTTAGAATCAAACAGCGTAGACAGCGATAAAATTACTCTTCAAACTGAAAAAAAAGCACAACTTTTTGAATTGTTTAAACGAGCTCAAGCGATTACAGATCAGATTGAACTGCTAGAAGAAACGTTAAAAACATATCAACAGCTTGACCTGCAAAAAGCAGAAATTTCACAGCAAGAGTACGAGCTTGAACAAAACAAATCACTGCTTGACCATCAACACCGAACTTTTTTAATCGAAAAGGGATCATTGGAACAAAAGCAACAAAAACAGATTGCTTTAGACAAAGAGCTACTCGAACTGGTCAAACATATCAAATTGGTCCAACAGGAAATGATGGATTACCAAGAAATTGCAAAAGCCTTGGGCAAAGATGGAATACAAGCGCTTTTAATTGAACAAGCGATTCCAGAAATTGAACATGAAACAAATCAAGTTCTTGCTCGTTTAACCAATAATCAAACGCAAATCTTTATTGAATCTTTGCGAGATTTGAAAAAAGGTGGCTCTCGCGAAACGCTTGATATTAAAATTTCGGATCAATTTGGTTTGCGAGATTATGAACTTTTTTCAGGAGGAGAAGCTTTTCGTATCGATTTTGCACTCCGTATCGGTATTTCAAAGTTGCTTGCACGTCGAGCTGGCACGACACTTCAAACTATTTTTATCGATGAAGGATTTGGTTCGCAAGATGAAGAAGGCCTGCAACTGATCATGGATAACATTCATAAAATTCAAGATGACTTTGCAAAAATTATTATCGTATCTCACTTGCCAGAAATGAAAGAACAGTTCCCTGTTCAGTTTATGGTTGAGAAAAAACGATCAGGCAGCATGATATCTGTGGTGCATCAGGGATAA
- the secY gene encoding preprotein translocase subunit SecY, translating to MVLLKSFRNIFLISELRKKIAFTLGVLVVARLGTYIPVIGVDVPKLYEYMQQKSGIGGLLSYFDIFSGGALAQCTVFALGIGPYITASIMMQILGMTLPSLEQLLKDGEYGRKILNQYTRYLALGLAVMQSAGMATLLEHQGLVLIPGWSFRILFVMTLTAGAMIVMWFGDQISLHGIGNGSSVIIFAGIVSTYPTMILKLVHLVQEGSLSIILALMVLVAFLFITAAIIFLEKGERKIPVQYARRIVGNRVYSGQSSYIPFKINSANIMPVIFAGTILRFPLVIGSALSTKFPMVNTVIQAFYSGPLYHVSEFLLIIMFSFLYTAILVNPTELAENIRKNGGFVPGMRPGKQTAQYFEYLLNRIGLVGAIYLGTLAIFPAILQKVFGIPFEMGGTSMLIVVGVALELSSQVESYLIERRYEGFLSNGGRMKRGGAR from the coding sequence GTGGTTTTATTAAAAAGTTTTCGAAATATTTTTCTAATTTCTGAGCTTCGTAAAAAGATAGCTTTTACGTTAGGTGTTTTAGTCGTTGCTCGTTTAGGAACATATATACCAGTAATTGGTGTTGACGTTCCAAAACTTTACGAATATATGCAGCAAAAATCAGGGATTGGTGGATTATTAAGTTATTTTGATATTTTTTCTGGTGGTGCATTAGCTCAATGTACAGTGTTTGCTTTGGGCATCGGGCCCTACATCACTGCTTCAATTATGATGCAAATATTGGGAATGACTCTTCCATCTTTAGAGCAATTGCTTAAAGATGGTGAATATGGTCGTAAAATTCTTAATCAATACACAAGATATTTGGCTTTAGGCTTAGCAGTTATGCAAAGCGCTGGGATGGCAACACTTCTTGAACATCAAGGATTGGTGCTTATACCTGGATGGTCGTTTCGAATTCTTTTTGTAATGACTTTGACCGCTGGAGCTATGATTGTTATGTGGTTTGGCGATCAAATATCACTTCATGGAATCGGAAATGGTAGCTCAGTGATTATTTTTGCTGGTATCGTTTCTACTTATCCAACTATGATTTTGAAATTAGTTCACCTGGTACAAGAAGGTAGTTTAAGTATTATACTGGCCCTCATGGTGCTTGTTGCATTTTTATTTATTACTGCAGCAATTATCTTTTTAGAAAAAGGTGAGCGAAAAATTCCTGTACAATATGCACGTAGAATTGTAGGAAATCGAGTATATAGCGGCCAAAGCAGCTACATACCATTTAAAATCAATAGCGCTAATATTATGCCTGTTATTTTTGCAGGAACTATTTTGAGATTTCCACTCGTAATTGGAAGTGCGTTATCCACGAAGTTTCCGATGGTTAATACAGTAATTCAAGCGTTTTATAGCGGACCGTTGTATCATGTTTCAGAATTTTTGTTAATCATTATGTTTTCATTTTTGTATACAGCGATTTTGGTTAATCCAACAGAGCTTGCTGAAAACATTAGAAAAAATGGTGGATTTGTTCCTGGGATGCGTCCTGGAAAACAAACGGCTCAATATTTTGAATATTTGTTGAATAGAATTGGACTTGTAGGTGCTATTTATCTTGGTACTCTGGCAATATTCCCAGCAATTTTACAAAAAGTTTTTGGAATTCCTTTTGAAATGGGTGGAACTTCAATGCTGATTGTTGTTGGTGTTGCTCTTGAGCTATCAAGTCAGGTTGAATCATATTTGATTGAACGTCGCTACGAAGGATTTTTGTCCAATGGAGGCAGAATGAAACGTGGGGGTGCTCGTTGA
- the map gene encoding type I methionyl aminopeptidase has translation MIIKSKQALEKMRTAGKLLADIFEKINPIIQEGVSTAVIDAWIEEELLKRQLVSQSKGYKGYKHVSCISVNDVVVHGVPSAQVILQKGDLVKVDVCAAWQLYCADMARCYIVGNEQDEHKNHLIVIAQQALDKGIAQAVVGKRLYDISAAIQGHVEHYKYGVVRDFAGHGIGRHMHEEPDVPNFGTAGTGMRLQVGMTFAIEPMITQGSYEVYVDRDGWTVKTKDKTLAAHVEDTILIGENGPEILTRLIQ, from the coding sequence ATGATTATTAAAAGCAAACAAGCCCTAGAAAAGATGAGGACAGCGGGTAAATTACTCGCCGATATCTTTGAAAAAATTAATCCAATTATACAAGAAGGTGTATCAACTGCAGTCATTGATGCCTGGATTGAGGAAGAATTACTAAAGCGGCAGCTTGTTTCTCAGTCAAAAGGATATAAGGGGTATAAGCACGTAAGCTGTATTTCTGTTAATGATGTTGTGGTGCATGGTGTGCCTAGTGCGCAAGTTATTTTACAAAAAGGTGATCTTGTAAAAGTTGATGTGTGTGCTGCTTGGCAACTGTACTGTGCGGATATGGCTCGATGTTATATAGTTGGAAATGAGCAAGATGAACACAAAAACCATTTGATAGTTATTGCTCAGCAAGCTTTGGATAAAGGAATAGCACAGGCGGTTGTTGGAAAACGACTGTATGATATTTCTGCAGCTATCCAAGGGCATGTGGAGCATTATAAATATGGGGTTGTGCGAGATTTTGCAGGTCATGGAATTGGCAGACACATGCATGAAGAGCCTGATGTTCCTAATTTTGGAACTGCTGGTACAGGGATGCGATTGCAGGTTGGAATGACTTTTGCAATTGAGCCTATGATCACACAAGGTTCGTATGAAGTGTATGTTGATCGAGATGGCTGGACTGTTAAAACTAAGGATAAAACTTTGGCAGCACACGTAGAAGATACGATACTGATCGGAGAAAATGGTCCTGAAATTTTAACAAGACTGATTCAATAA
- the rplQ gene encoding 50S ribosomal protein L17 — MRHLSSKKKLNMKSSYRKAYLRNQVINLINYGHITVSLAGAKEIRRLAEKMVTIAAKGNDFNSRRRALQLLPYSEVALVKLFTEVAPQYVTRPGGYTRILRLGRRPSDSANMARLQWV; from the coding sequence ATGAGACATTTAAGTAGCAAAAAGAAATTGAATATGAAGTCTTCCTATCGGAAGGCTTACTTGAGAAATCAAGTAATTAATTTGATCAACTATGGCCACATTACGGTATCTCTTGCTGGTGCAAAAGAAATCCGTCGTTTAGCTGAAAAAATGGTAACTATAGCAGCAAAAGGCAATGATTTTAACTCTCGTCGCCGTGCACTGCAATTATTACCGTACAGCGAAGTAGCTCTTGTAAAATTGTTTACAGAAGTTGCGCCTCAGTATGTAACACGCCCAGGCGGTTACACAAGAATCTTACGCCTTGGCCGTCGCCCGAGCGATTCAGCTAATATGGCACGTTTGCAATGGGTTTAA
- the rplO gene encoding 50S ribosomal protein L15, translated as MQLNNLVKLTEKRKRVGRGGCRGGTSGKGHKGQKARSGGSVSARFEGGQMPLSRRLPKRGFSNHMFKQEFDLVTLEQLNRLFEDGQTVTKQMLLEAGCVKKGMLVKVLATGVLEKNITLVVDACSQTAKEAVERVGGAVKLV; from the coding sequence TTGCAGCTGAATAACTTAGTAAAATTAACAGAAAAAAGAAAACGTGTTGGACGCGGTGGTTGTCGCGGTGGAACTTCAGGAAAAGGTCATAAGGGCCAAAAAGCTCGCTCAGGCGGAAGTGTTTCTGCGCGCTTTGAAGGTGGACAAATGCCTTTGTCTCGTCGTTTACCAAAACGCGGATTTAGCAACCACATGTTTAAGCAAGAATTTGATTTGGTAACTCTTGAACAATTAAATCGTCTTTTTGAAGATGGACAAACAGTAACCAAACAAATGTTGCTTGAAGCAGGATGTGTCAAAAAAGGAATGTTAGTTAAAGTACTGGCGACTGGTGTTTTAGAAAAAAATATAACACTTGTTGTTGACGCATGTAGTCAAACCGCAAAAGAAGCTGTAGAGCGTGTAGGCGGTGCAGTTAAACTCGTTTAG
- the rpsD gene encoding 30S ribosomal protein S4, whose translation MVNKPNTSTNSRSKDQKSTGAGQQGEVKKSFKRTSEYGRQLQEKQKVKQMYGMREKQFRRFYQEASNMEGVPGENLLNLLERRLDNVVYRLKMAISCSQARQMVVHGHVLVNGIRVTKPSYFVSIGDVVGLHSSVLNKAQFLETVVDKRMNIAIKVPEWLELVKQNRTGKVLRYPTRNDVQFPVEEHLIVALYSK comes from the coding sequence ATGGTAAATAAACCGAATACAAGTACAAATTCAAGATCAAAAGATCAAAAGTCAACTGGCGCTGGTCAGCAAGGCGAAGTAAAAAAAAGTTTTAAACGTACTTCAGAGTACGGTCGTCAACTTCAAGAAAAGCAAAAAGTAAAACAAATGTATGGAATGCGTGAAAAACAATTCCGTCGTTTTTATCAGGAAGCTTCTAACATGGAAGGTGTTCCTGGGGAAAACTTGTTGAATTTACTAGAGCGTCGTTTGGACAATGTGGTGTATCGCTTGAAAATGGCAATTTCTTGCAGTCAAGCGCGCCAGATGGTAGTTCATGGACATGTCTTGGTTAACGGCATCAGAGTAACAAAGCCTTCATACTTCGTATCAATTGGTGATGTTGTAGGTCTACACTCTTCAGTTTTAAACAAAGCACAATTCTTGGAAACAGTGGTTGATAAGCGTATGAATATTGCTATCAAAGTTCCTGAGTGGTTAGAGCTTGTAAAGCAAAATAGAACTGGAAAAGTTTTACGCTATCCAACTAGAAATGACGTACAATTCCCTGTTGAAGAACACTTGATTGTTGCGTTGTATTCAAAATAA
- the infA gene encoding translation initiation factor IF-1, which yields MKQKDDVVRIDGIVKETLPNAMFKVEVEGGHMILGHVSGKMRMNFIRILPGDKVVLELSPYDLTRGRIVRRNK from the coding sequence ATGAAACAAAAAGATGATGTTGTCCGAATTGACGGGATTGTAAAAGAAACATTGCCGAACGCAATGTTTAAAGTTGAAGTAGAGGGAGGGCATATGATTTTAGGACATGTGTCTGGTAAAATGCGTATGAATTTTATTCGGATTTTACCTGGTGATAAGGTTGTTTTGGAGCTTTCTCCTTACGATTTAACTCGTGGAAGAATTGTACGTAGAAATAAATAG
- a CDS encoding NifU family protein: protein MPQADNFEIIVQIQQALDEIQPYIESHGGRVELVGFKDSIVYVKFYGTCVQCPLSFYTLTYGIERQLKAKISSISRVEIVEED, encoded by the coding sequence ATGCCCCAAGCAGATAATTTTGAAATAATAGTACAAATTCAACAAGCGCTCGACGAAATACAACCCTACATTGAGTCACATGGCGGGCGCGTTGAATTGGTAGGATTTAAAGATTCTATCGTTTACGTCAAATTTTACGGGACATGTGTACAATGTCCCCTTTCTTTTTATACCCTTACTTATGGCATTGAACGCCAACTAAAAGCTAAAATTTCATCTATTTCTCGCGTTGAAATTGTGGAAGAAGATTAG
- the rplR gene encoding 50S ribosomal protein L18 encodes MNIKKIQQKRQRRAMRVRNALRAKSVHPRVSVFRSHNHIYAQLIDDSMQKTIVASSSAVLALKTKTEKLDKTAIAKSVGLDLARKALEANVNVACFDRGSYLYHGRVKSLAEGLREGGLKI; translated from the coding sequence GTGAATATTAAGAAAATACAGCAAAAACGTCAACGCAGAGCAATGCGTGTGCGAAATGCTTTACGAGCAAAATCAGTACATCCAAGAGTATCTGTTTTCAGAAGTCATAATCATATTTATGCACAATTGATTGATGACAGCATGCAAAAAACAATCGTAGCTTCATCATCAGCTGTTTTAGCATTAAAAACTAAAACAGAAAAACTTGATAAAACGGCTATAGCAAAATCTGTGGGACTAGACCTTGCTCGCAAAGCATTAGAAGCAAACGTTAATGTTGCTTGCTTTGATCGAGGAAGCTATTTGTATCACGGTCGCGTCAAATCTTTGGCTGAAGGCCTTAGAGAAGGCGGATTGAAAATATAA
- a CDS encoding nucleoside monophosphate kinase, with translation MIKNKIFLFFGPPGSGKGSLSSMCVEHFGWKHISTGDLCREHIKLGTAIGKQIKAASEQGKFVSDEIVAGMVADWIIDQKEVSQDFILDGYPRTRKQAEMLDLLMQERLQNFQLVLVKLNINSDLLADRIVNRVSCSNKDCGQIYSTSAASKSKPKVSMVCDKCGSSLVRRSDDSLEALKLRLQAYYQHEQEVIDFYIDKGLNIEMLNGDQSVQDVFEDFKIVLQKYDY, from the coding sequence TTGATAAAAAACAAAATATTTTTGTTTTTTGGGCCACCTGGTTCTGGTAAAGGATCGCTTTCATCAATGTGCGTAGAGCATTTTGGATGGAAGCATATATCAACTGGTGATTTGTGCCGAGAACACATAAAACTTGGCACTGCAATTGGAAAGCAAATTAAAGCAGCGTCTGAACAAGGTAAATTTGTTTCAGATGAAATTGTTGCAGGTATGGTAGCAGATTGGATAATTGATCAAAAAGAAGTGTCGCAAGACTTTATCCTAGATGGTTATCCAAGAACGCGCAAACAGGCTGAAATGTTAGATTTGTTGATGCAAGAAAGATTGCAAAACTTCCAGTTGGTTTTAGTTAAATTGAATATAAACTCAGATCTTTTGGCTGATCGAATTGTAAATCGAGTGTCATGTTCAAATAAAGATTGTGGACAGATTTATTCAACATCTGCAGCTTCAAAGTCCAAACCAAAGGTATCAATGGTTTGTGATAAATGTGGCAGCAGCCTTGTAAGACGGTCAGACGATAGCTTAGAAGCATTGAAATTAAGATTACAAGCGTACTATCAACATGAACAGGAAGTTATTGATTTTTATATTGATAAAGGACTGAATATAGAAATGTTGAATGGTGATCAATCGGTACAAGATGTTTTTGAAGATTTTAAAATAGTGCTCCAAAAATATGATTATTAA
- the rpsK gene encoding 30S ribosomal protein S11 — translation MAFNKKVKKTKRQLSAAVAHVKSSFNNTLVTITTPEGDVVLSSSAGKLGFKGSRKGTPFAASQIANALSKDMQGMGIKTVEINLQGPGAGRDSVVRAFQSSGLHVSALRDVTPLPHNGTRPPKKRRV, via the coding sequence ATGGCGTTTAACAAAAAAGTAAAAAAAACGAAGCGACAATTGTCTGCGGCAGTAGCCCATGTTAAGTCTTCATTTAATAACACATTGGTAACAATTACAACACCTGAAGGTGATGTTGTTTTATCAAGTAGTGCGGGAAAATTAGGGTTTAAAGGGTCTCGTAAGGGAACTCCGTTTGCAGCTTCTCAAATAGCAAATGCTCTTTCTAAAGACATGCAAGGTATGGGTATAAAAACCGTAGAAATTAACTTGCAAGGTCCAGGAGCTGGTCGTGATTCAGTCGTTCGAGCATTCCAAAGTTCAGGATTACATGTCTCAGCATTGCGAGATGTAACTCCACTTCCTCATAATGGAACTCGTCCTCCTAAAAAACGTCGTGTATAA
- the rpsE gene encoding 30S ribosomal protein S5, whose product MIKKQIQEEKGSFEKAVSVRRVTKVTKGGKRFAFSAFVVSGDQQGNVGIAIGKGKDVSAAIAKATVRANKQRITIPMRNTTVPYNVEGYHGACKVVIRAASKGTGIIAGGAVRAVMEALGIKDILTKSIGSSNNINVVKATLNALSKLRSVKHIAKLRGKTVQEITGKNNVAAE is encoded by the coding sequence ATGATAAAAAAACAGATCCAGGAAGAAAAAGGCTCTTTTGAAAAAGCAGTGAGCGTGCGACGTGTTACCAAAGTTACTAAAGGTGGTAAACGTTTTGCGTTTTCAGCTTTTGTTGTATCGGGTGACCAACAAGGCAACGTGGGCATAGCAATTGGCAAAGGCAAAGATGTCTCTGCAGCTATTGCAAAAGCAACTGTAAGAGCAAATAAACAACGGATTACAATTCCGATGCGTAACACAACTGTTCCGTACAATGTTGAAGGTTATCACGGAGCATGTAAAGTAGTGATTCGAGCTGCCTCTAAAGGTACAGGAATTATTGCTGGTGGAGCGGTTCGTGCGGTAATGGAAGCTCTTGGTATTAAAGATATTTTGACTAAATCAATTGGTTCATCAAATAATATCAATGTGGTTAAAGCAACTTTGAATGCTTTATCAAAGCTTCGATCTGTAAAACATATTGCTAAATTAAGAGGCAAAACAGTACAGGAAATAACAGGAAAAAACAATGTTGCAGCTGAATAA